In Blastopirellula sediminis, the following proteins share a genomic window:
- a CDS encoding SAM-dependent methyltransferase, whose product MEYSEYFQRFPDAYARIVAGLDRVNTLYAYLIDSGVLDGADSILSIGAGSGEVEVRIAERTGRQIAVIEPSQSYFDQFLENVKAAGVQELLLEAHRTSFEDFQPRRQYDVVLSLFSWFAFELDRELLLKALACRDAEGKLLICLPTADCPASKISAISRSSGINLTSEQLSAWARNEGFDHDYDVYHGVVPAELYLYGDELTEQGRDLASFLAATPWEEMSDELRQMSLAAIQSGKSGDQIDHASGCLIFDAGKHAASE is encoded by the coding sequence ATGGAATATTCCGAGTACTTCCAAAGATTTCCCGACGCCTATGCGAGAATCGTCGCCGGGCTCGATCGGGTGAACACCCTCTACGCCTATCTGATCGATAGCGGAGTCTTGGATGGGGCCGATTCGATTCTATCGATCGGCGCCGGCAGTGGCGAAGTTGAAGTGCGAATCGCCGAGCGGACCGGTCGGCAAATCGCCGTGATCGAACCGTCGCAGTCCTACTTCGACCAGTTTCTGGAAAACGTGAAAGCGGCCGGCGTACAGGAACTGCTGCTCGAGGCGCATCGAACGTCGTTTGAAGATTTTCAACCGCGGCGGCAATATGACGTCGTCCTCTCGCTCTTCTCCTGGTTCGCGTTTGAGTTGGATCGAGAGCTGCTGCTCAAAGCGCTCGCTTGTCGCGACGCGGAAGGGAAGTTGCTGATCTGTCTGCCGACCGCCGATTGCCCGGCCAGCAAGATTTCGGCGATCAGCCGTTCGTCCGGAATCAATCTGACCAGCGAGCAGTTATCGGCATGGGCCCGCAACGAAGGATTCGACCATGACTATGACGTCTACCATGGCGTCGTGCCCGCCGAGCTTTACCTGTATGGGGATGAGCTGACCGAGCAAGGGAGAGACCTCGCGTCCTTTCTGGCGGCGACTCCCTGGGAAGAGATGTCGGACGAGTTGCGTCAGATGTCGCTCGCAGCGATTCAATCAGGAAAGTCCGGCGATCAGATTGATCATGCCAGCGGTTGTCTGATTTTCGACGCTGGCAAGCATGCGGCGAGCGAGTGA
- a CDS encoding ATP-binding protein: MAICLVLTFAACDASWSAEPELPNCCAGSNCDLAAGTGAAKSSEFQADTFSGFFSKLFDSSDYPARWYCGSWTLETGWLHVISDIGIFGAYFAIPIVLLYFLLRRPDLPFPKIIWLFAAFILACGFGHLVEAGIFWWPVYRFSGLIKAFTATISWVTVLVLIRLMPEVLKLPSMALLGQQLKNANQRLDSALEAGNIGVWQWDVEQDQFEADERARQMHGLQTGVGVDTLALFINLLHEEDREELNAAAERCVLHGANYSANYRVPLADGSTRYIQLHGKLVTNQQGRASKLIGVCIDQTELTEYHNAVEKLSLVASSTRHSVIITDRYGVIEWVNNAFTDLTGYGLEEAIGQKPGDLLQGPDTSQLAVGVIRRALHDYRQVSVELLNYAKDGRPYWIALEIKPVFDSENRLINFIATQVDITEQVKRTEELIDAMESAESANHAKSQFLANMSHEIRTPLNGIIGFTDLLMHDEKSTPQERREYLETVRASGQHLLTLINEILDLAKIESGQMSVERIPCSPQEILNEVISIMRPKVQEKGLRLTSRWVSKIPSQVVTNGPQLKQLLLNIVGNAVKFTSQGGIEIVARLQEHATGCQLALDVVDTGIGIPADKLEMIFLPFSQADSSVTRRFGGTGLGLAISKNLAELLGGSLSVASVEGEGSTFTILIDAGVSVYESNEATRLGDETALCRLTEGNLPSLQGVRALVVDDGEANRRFMSVVLDHAGAETWTAEHGKEAVRFAATQSPEVILLDMQMPVMDGYTAASLIRLQGFEGPIIAVTAHAMHGDREKCLEAGCSGYLSKPLGRDDLLRTVAYAVHEYRLQQAAY; this comes from the coding sequence TTGGCGATTTGCCTTGTCCTGACCTTCGCCGCATGCGATGCGTCATGGTCGGCCGAGCCGGAACTGCCGAACTGCTGCGCCGGTTCGAATTGCGATCTGGCGGCGGGAACCGGCGCTGCGAAGTCGAGCGAATTTCAGGCCGACACCTTCTCCGGCTTTTTCAGCAAGTTATTCGACAGCAGCGACTATCCAGCTCGCTGGTACTGCGGATCATGGACGCTGGAAACCGGCTGGCTGCATGTGATTTCCGACATCGGGATTTTTGGCGCCTACTTCGCCATTCCGATTGTGCTCCTCTACTTCCTGCTGCGACGACCGGACCTGCCGTTTCCCAAAATCATTTGGCTGTTCGCCGCGTTCATCTTGGCGTGCGGATTCGGCCACTTGGTTGAAGCCGGCATTTTCTGGTGGCCGGTCTATCGCTTTTCCGGATTGATCAAAGCGTTTACGGCGACCATTTCGTGGGTGACCGTGTTGGTGCTGATCCGCTTGATGCCGGAGGTCCTGAAACTGCCGTCGATGGCGCTGCTCGGCCAACAGCTGAAAAACGCCAATCAACGTCTCGACAGCGCCCTAGAGGCAGGCAACATCGGCGTCTGGCAATGGGACGTCGAACAGGATCAGTTTGAAGCGGACGAGCGAGCTCGGCAGATGCATGGCCTGCAAACCGGCGTCGGCGTCGATACGCTCGCCTTGTTCATCAACCTGCTGCACGAAGAGGACCGGGAAGAACTGAACGCCGCCGCCGAACGTTGCGTGCTGCATGGCGCGAACTACTCGGCCAACTATCGCGTTCCCCTTGCCGACGGTTCGACCCGCTACATCCAACTGCATGGCAAGCTGGTGACCAACCAACAAGGACGCGCCTCGAAGTTGATCGGCGTCTGCATCGACCAAACCGAACTGACCGAATACCACAACGCGGTCGAAAAACTTTCGCTGGTCGCCAGCAGCACGCGGCACTCGGTGATCATCACCGACCGCTATGGCGTCATCGAATGGGTCAACAACGCGTTCACCGATCTCACCGGATACGGCCTAGAGGAAGCGATCGGGCAAAAGCCGGGCGATTTGCTGCAAGGTCCTGACACCAGCCAATTGGCGGTCGGCGTGATCCGACGAGCCTTGCATGATTACCGCCAGGTTTCGGTCGAACTGCTCAACTACGCCAAAGATGGCCGCCCCTATTGGATCGCGCTCGAAATCAAACCGGTCTTCGATAGTGAAAACCGTCTGATCAATTTCATTGCGACGCAGGTCGACATTACCGAACAAGTGAAGCGGACCGAAGAGTTGATCGACGCGATGGAATCGGCCGAATCGGCGAACCACGCCAAGAGCCAGTTCCTGGCCAACATGAGCCATGAAATCCGCACGCCGCTCAACGGGATCATCGGCTTCACCGACTTGCTGATGCATGACGAAAAGTCGACCCCGCAAGAGCGTCGCGAATACCTGGAAACGGTTCGCGCCAGCGGCCAGCACTTGTTGACGCTGATTAACGAGATCCTCGACCTGGCGAAGATCGAGTCGGGACAAATGTCGGTTGAGCGGATCCCCTGCTCGCCGCAAGAAATACTCAACGAAGTCATCTCGATCATGCGCCCGAAGGTGCAGGAGAAAGGACTTCGGCTGACGTCGCGCTGGGTGTCGAAGATTCCTTCGCAAGTGGTGACCAACGGCCCGCAGCTGAAGCAGTTGTTGCTGAACATCGTCGGCAACGCGGTCAAGTTCACCAGCCAAGGGGGAATCGAAATCGTCGCTCGCTTGCAAGAGCACGCGACCGGCTGTCAGCTGGCGCTGGACGTCGTCGACACCGGCATCGGCATTCCAGCCGACAAGCTCGAGATGATTTTCCTCCCATTCTCGCAGGCCGACTCGTCGGTCACGCGCCGCTTTGGCGGCACCGGCTTGGGACTGGCGATCAGCAAAAACCTGGCCGAGTTGCTCGGCGGTTCGCTGAGCGTCGCCAGCGTCGAAGGAGAAGGAAGCACGTTCACGATCCTGATCGACGCCGGAGTCTCGGTCTACGAATCGAACGAAGCGACGCGTCTGGGCGATGAAACCGCACTTTGCCGTTTGACGGAAGGGAATCTGCCGAGCTTGCAAGGAGTTCGCGCTTTGGTCGTCGACGACGGCGAGGCTAACCGCCGCTTTATGTCGGTGGTGCTCGATCACGCCGGCGCCGAGACCTGGACGGCGGAACATGGCAAAGAAGCGGTTCGCTTTGCGGCGACGCAATCGCCGGAAGTCATCCTGCTCGATATGCAGATGCCGGTCATGGACGGCTATACCGCGGCCAGCTTGATTCGTCTGCAAGGGTTTGAAGGCCCGATCATTGCCGTCACCGCCCATGCGATGCACGGAGATCGAGAGAAGTGCCTCGAAGCGGGCTGCTCCGGATACCTCTCCAAGCCGCTCGGCCGAGATGATTTGTTGCGTACCGTCGCCTATGCGGTTCACGAATATCGCTTGCAACAAGCGGCTTACTAA
- a CDS encoding DinB family protein, producing MPRTLIDQAIRWLAYEQDAHAKTLASMAEVPTEKHADPDFKKAIRIMAHLAVARHKWMVRMGRALEMHANFFPENWTLETLAAELAASHELWEGYLGSLEDDAQLEEYFEYVSSDAGPCRSMLGDVVTQLFGHSWYHRGQVAMLVKSLGVQPAATDFIYWSREIIA from the coding sequence ATGCCGCGCACCCTGATCGATCAAGCCATTCGCTGGCTCGCCTACGAACAAGACGCCCATGCCAAGACGTTGGCGTCGATGGCGGAAGTCCCGACCGAGAAGCACGCCGATCCCGACTTCAAAAAAGCGATCCGCATCATGGCTCACCTGGCGGTCGCGCGGCACAAGTGGATGGTCCGCATGGGCCGGGCGCTGGAGATGCACGCCAACTTCTTCCCCGAGAATTGGACGCTGGAAACGCTCGCCGCCGAGCTGGCCGCATCGCACGAGTTGTGGGAAGGGTATCTCGGCAGCTTAGAAGATGACGCGCAGCTGGAAGAATACTTTGAGTACGTCAGCAGCGACGCGGGACCTTGCCGCAGCATGCTGGGGGATGTGGTGACGCAGCTCTTCGGCCACTCTTGGTATCACCGCGGTCAGGTCGCGATGCTGGTCAAATCGCTCGGCGTCCAACCGGCGGCGACCGATTTCATTTACTGGTCGCGAGAGATCATCGCGTAG
- a CDS encoding outer membrane protein assembly factor BamB family protein: protein MRHYFLFLALLLPVTWACSPPPPAQEVRSTGPIESTASPITVSAADWPWWRAATHDNHAVGPAPPTEIGPQTVIWETEVPGHGHSTPILLGETLYLTTADESAQIQSLLAFDAKTGEKQWAIPVHEGKFMHMHPKNTQASATPATDGTNIYTLFMVDEGIWATAVSPEGKIVWQTKAGPFHSQHGYGSSPLIYESLLIIQGDCKGSGFVAALDRGSGDVVWRTSRPHGNSYGTPTIAKIGGKDQLILCGQDRLISYDPQTGEPIWNFVGLSETTANTPQAAGDTVYVSGGYPDHFVMAIDAADASGELDRSHVIWEEQKKVYVPSLLVDGEFVYAIGDDGVAVCYDAATGDTHWKKRLGGGFSASPTLIGDLIYVPNEDGEMFVLKTGEKFEQVSSGKLEGGGFASPVIVDGRLYWRTTTHLYCLGEK, encoded by the coding sequence ATGCGACATTATTTTCTCTTTCTCGCCCTGTTGCTGCCGGTCACTTGGGCATGTTCCCCACCGCCGCCGGCTCAGGAAGTCCGTTCTACCGGCCCGATCGAAAGCACCGCGTCGCCGATCACCGTTTCGGCCGCCGATTGGCCCTGGTGGCGAGCAGCGACGCACGATAATCACGCGGTTGGCCCGGCTCCGCCGACCGAGATCGGCCCGCAGACGGTAATCTGGGAAACCGAGGTCCCAGGACACGGCCATTCGACCCCAATCTTGCTGGGGGAAACCCTTTATCTAACGACGGCCGATGAATCGGCCCAGATCCAGTCGCTGCTCGCCTTCGACGCCAAGACCGGCGAAAAGCAGTGGGCGATCCCGGTGCATGAAGGAAAATTCATGCACATGCACCCGAAAAACACCCAGGCCTCCGCGACTCCGGCGACCGACGGAACCAATATCTATACGTTGTTCATGGTCGATGAGGGGATCTGGGCGACTGCCGTTTCGCCGGAAGGAAAAATCGTCTGGCAAACCAAGGCCGGCCCGTTCCACAGTCAGCATGGCTACGGCAGTTCGCCGCTGATCTACGAATCGCTGTTGATTATTCAGGGAGACTGCAAGGGAAGCGGCTTCGTCGCGGCGCTTGATCGCGGCAGCGGCGACGTCGTCTGGCGTACTTCTCGTCCGCACGGCAACAGCTATGGAACGCCGACGATCGCCAAGATCGGCGGGAAAGACCAATTGATCCTGTGCGGGCAAGATCGACTGATCAGCTACGATCCCCAAACCGGCGAGCCGATTTGGAATTTCGTGGGGCTCTCAGAAACGACCGCCAACACGCCGCAAGCGGCTGGCGATACGGTCTACGTCAGCGGCGGCTATCCCGACCATTTTGTGATGGCGATCGACGCCGCCGATGCGAGCGGCGAACTCGATCGGTCGCACGTGATCTGGGAAGAACAGAAAAAGGTCTACGTCCCCTCGCTGCTGGTCGATGGCGAGTTCGTCTACGCCATTGGGGATGACGGAGTCGCCGTCTGTTACGACGCCGCGACCGGCGACACGCATTGGAAGAAGCGGCTCGGCGGCGGTTTCAGCGCTTCGCCCACGCTGATCGGCGACTTGATCTACGTTCCCAACGAAGATGGGGAAATGTTCGTCCTCAAGACGGGCGAAAAGTTTGAGCAGGTCTCGTCCGGCAAGCTGGAAGGAGGGGGTTTCGCGAGTCCGGTTATTGTTGACGGTCGTCTTTATTGGCGAACCACCACTCATCTTTATTGTCTTGGCGAAAAGTAA
- a CDS encoding tetratricopeptide repeat protein, with product MFTLTRWFAPLAVLLIAAPLWAQAEGQADLDKAVDLKLSAESVDDLEKVITLSESALEKGLPPEDQAFAKQLLTSVLYQRAQTIAAGIFERQPPAAQWKELRDKALADANRALKVDPTLGEMQLLKSRLLMLPDGDKEEAKKALDAAIENLKEDDQQLSRAIMMSATLETDPKLQVEKLSKAIKTDPDNVDALKLRGVLYLQQEDFEKASADLKQVMDKNPNDVAVLQAYADTLAGMKKFDEAIALLDKTVAEHPGSPVGYLLRARLKVLAEDSEGAIQDLDQVLAFIPRSIPALMMRARLYIDLDRPADAEKDLDRILGIEANLPDAIILRSVVLTQQGKFDQAIKDLESLLQRDPNNESILIQIGMIYNSDNQPRKAIQIFDTVLKKSPDSWQALSGRSNAQLSIGAQKEAIEGYEQALKLHADDDHILNNLAWVLATSPDDSLRNGERSLELAKKACDLTNYEAPHILSTLAAAYAETGNFDEAKKWAQKAVDKGTDEDIIGHLKEELASYEAKKPWREKQETTEKDPNGAMPPALEEKPVKKMKEDSIDPDADKQAGE from the coding sequence ATGTTCACGCTAACTCGCTGGTTCGCGCCGCTGGCCGTGCTGTTGATCGCCGCGCCGCTATGGGCGCAAGCCGAAGGTCAAGCCGATCTCGACAAGGCGGTCGATCTAAAGTTGTCGGCCGAATCAGTGGATGATCTCGAAAAGGTGATCACCCTCAGCGAGTCCGCCTTGGAAAAAGGTTTGCCTCCAGAAGACCAGGCCTTCGCCAAGCAACTGCTGACGTCGGTGCTGTATCAACGAGCGCAGACGATCGCCGCCGGAATCTTTGAACGTCAACCGCCTGCCGCTCAGTGGAAGGAACTGCGTGACAAAGCGCTGGCCGACGCCAATCGCGCTTTGAAAGTTGATCCGACCTTGGGCGAGATGCAGCTGCTCAAATCGCGGCTGTTGATGTTGCCCGATGGCGACAAGGAAGAAGCGAAGAAAGCGCTCGATGCGGCGATCGAAAATCTGAAAGAAGACGATCAGCAGCTTTCTCGCGCGATCATGATGTCGGCCACCTTGGAAACCGATCCCAAGCTGCAGGTTGAAAAGCTGAGCAAGGCGATCAAGACCGACCCAGACAACGTCGACGCCCTGAAACTGCGCGGCGTCCTGTACCTGCAACAGGAAGACTTCGAGAAGGCCTCGGCCGACTTGAAGCAGGTGATGGATAAGAACCCGAACGACGTCGCCGTGCTGCAGGCCTACGCCGACACGCTCGCCGGGATGAAGAAGTTTGACGAAGCGATCGCGCTGCTCGACAAGACGGTTGCCGAACATCCCGGTTCGCCGGTCGGTTATCTGCTGCGAGCTCGCTTGAAGGTGCTGGCCGAAGACTCGGAAGGCGCCATCCAGGATCTCGACCAGGTCTTGGCCTTCATCCCGCGTTCGATTCCGGCCCTGATGATGCGGGCCCGGCTCTACATCGATCTCGATCGCCCAGCCGACGCCGAGAAAGACCTCGACCGAATTCTGGGGATCGAAGCGAACCTGCCGGATGCGATCATCTTGCGGAGCGTCGTCCTGACGCAGCAAGGCAAATTCGATCAGGCGATTAAAGATCTGGAATCGCTGCTGCAGCGCGACCCGAACAACGAGTCGATCCTGATCCAGATCGGCATGATTTACAACTCCGACAATCAGCCGCGCAAAGCGATTCAGATTTTCGACACGGTGTTGAAGAAGTCGCCCGACAGCTGGCAAGCCCTCAGCGGCCGCAGCAACGCGCAGCTTTCGATCGGCGCCCAGAAGGAAGCGATCGAAGGTTATGAGCAAGCGCTGAAGCTGCATGCCGACGATGATCATATTCTGAACAACCTCGCTTGGGTGCTGGCGACTTCGCCGGACGATTCGCTCCGCAATGGAGAGCGTTCGCTGGAGTTGGCCAAGAAGGCTTGCGATCTGACCAACTACGAAGCGCCTCACATTCTCAGCACGCTCGCCGCGGCTTACGCCGAAACGGGCAACTTTGACGAAGCGAAGAAGTGGGCTCAGAAGGCGGTCGACAAGGGAACCGACGAAGACATCATCGGTCACCTGAAAGAAGAGCTGGCCAGCTACGAAGCGAAGAAGCCGTGGCGCGAAAAGCAAGAGACGACCGAGAAGGATCCGAATGGCGCCATGCCGCCGGCTCTCGAGGAAAAGCCGGTCAAGAAGATGAAGGAAGATTCGATCGACCCGGACGCCGACAAGCAAGCGGGCGAATAG
- a CDS encoding 4a-hydroxytetrahydrobiopterin dehydratase, producing the protein MEILESNQLVQKKCKPCEGGVEPCSLSEANSQLAQLNGWELTKDGQRIRKNWTVKNFMAGMKFFNLVAEVAEADGHHPDLHIEGYRNVWIEIWTHAIGGLSENDFILAAKIDELPIDLK; encoded by the coding sequence ATGGAGATCCTCGAATCGAACCAACTGGTTCAAAAGAAATGCAAACCGTGCGAAGGGGGCGTAGAGCCTTGTTCGCTGAGCGAAGCCAATAGTCAACTCGCCCAACTCAACGGTTGGGAGCTGACCAAAGATGGCCAGCGGATTCGCAAAAACTGGACGGTGAAAAACTTCATGGCCGGTATGAAGTTTTTCAATCTGGTCGCCGAAGTCGCCGAAGCGGACGGACATCATCCGGACCTGCATATCGAAGGATATCGGAACGTCTGGATCGAAATCTGGACGCACGCGATCGGCGGTTTGAGCGAAAATGACTTCATTTTGGCGGCCAAAATCGACGAATTGCCGATCGATTTGAAGTAA
- a CDS encoding aldo/keto reductase has protein sequence MRLRQLGKTDLQIPPIVFGGNVFGWTLDEAGSFEILDQLQERGFTALDTANVYSRWAPGNQGGESETIIGKWMKSRGTRDQITLITKVGHDLGQGHHDLTAAHIAEAVEDSLRRLQTDRIDLYFSHYDDLRTPVEEPMEAFDKLVQAGKVRWLGASNLSAERIEASIHASAQHGWAAYHVIQPEYQLLAREQFETEYVPLCEKWKLAAITYFSLASGFLSGKYRSSDDLGQSLRGYRVEKYLDNPHTPGVLKALEEIANKHDVTMATIALAWLLAKPTVAAPIASATKIGQLDAMSAAVALTLDDADMQALDQASQPHAPTQ, from the coding sequence ATGCGACTGCGCCAACTGGGAAAGACCGATCTGCAGATTCCGCCCATCGTGTTCGGCGGCAATGTCTTTGGTTGGACCTTAGACGAAGCTGGCTCTTTTGAAATTCTTGACCAGCTGCAAGAGCGTGGTTTTACGGCCCTCGATACGGCGAACGTCTATTCACGCTGGGCGCCGGGCAATCAAGGAGGAGAGTCGGAAACGATCATCGGCAAGTGGATGAAGTCGCGCGGAACTCGCGATCAGATCACGCTGATCACCAAGGTTGGACATGATCTCGGCCAAGGGCATCACGACCTGACGGCCGCCCATATCGCGGAAGCGGTCGAAGACTCGCTCCGCCGTCTGCAAACCGATCGAATCGATCTCTACTTTTCCCACTACGACGATCTCCGGACGCCGGTCGAAGAACCGATGGAGGCCTTCGACAAACTGGTTCAGGCCGGTAAGGTCCGTTGGCTCGGCGCGTCAAATCTGTCAGCCGAGCGAATTGAAGCGTCGATCCACGCCAGCGCTCAACATGGCTGGGCCGCCTACCATGTCATTCAGCCGGAGTATCAGCTCCTCGCGCGAGAGCAATTTGAAACGGAGTATGTCCCTCTCTGCGAAAAGTGGAAGTTGGCGGCGATCACTTACTTCTCGCTCGCCAGCGGTTTTCTTTCGGGCAAGTATCGGAGCAGCGATGATCTGGGACAAAGCTTGCGCGGTTATCGCGTCGAGAAGTATCTCGACAATCCGCATACGCCGGGCGTGCTGAAAGCGCTGGAAGAGATCGCCAATAAGCATGACGTCACGATGGCGACGATCGCGCTGGCGTGGCTGTTGGCCAAACCGACGGTCGCCGCACCAATCGCCAGTGCGACCAAGATCGGTCAACTGGACGCAATGTCGGCCGCCGTGGCGCTAACGCTGGACGACGCCGATATGCAGGCGCTCGATCAAGCGTCGCAGCCGCATGCTCCGACGCAATAA